The proteins below are encoded in one region of Fibrella aestuarina BUZ 2:
- a CDS encoding ExbD/TolR family protein produces MPAVKPKRASSAVDMTAMCDVAFLLLTFFILTAQFKAQDAASIETPSSISGIKVPDKDIMTISLDKDGKVYFGIDNQAKRREMLENVASAKGISFTELEKQKFSLLPNFGVPLAQMKQFLALEPEKRNQLKQPGVPTDSTGAGPENELKEWVYNSRKANNDLRIAIKGDNVAKFPAFKNILATLQAQNINKFNLITGTEAPPAGWTAD; encoded by the coding sequence ATGCCCGCAGTAAAGCCCAAACGCGCCAGTTCGGCCGTGGATATGACGGCGATGTGCGACGTAGCGTTCCTGTTGCTGACGTTCTTCATCCTGACGGCCCAGTTTAAGGCTCAGGACGCCGCCAGCATCGAAACGCCTTCGTCAATCTCCGGCATCAAAGTGCCCGACAAAGACATCATGACCATCAGCCTGGACAAAGATGGCAAGGTGTACTTCGGGATCGACAATCAGGCGAAACGCCGCGAGATGCTCGAAAACGTAGCCTCGGCAAAAGGCATTAGCTTCACTGAGCTGGAAAAACAGAAATTTTCGCTGCTGCCCAATTTTGGGGTTCCGCTTGCGCAGATGAAGCAGTTTCTGGCTCTTGAGCCCGAGAAGCGTAACCAGTTGAAACAGCCTGGTGTTCCTACCGATTCAACCGGTGCAGGTCCTGAAAACGAGTTGAAAGAATGGGTGTACAACTCCCGCAAAGCCAATAACGACTTGCGGATTGCCATCAAGGGTGATAACGTGGCCAAATTCCCGGCCTTCAAAAACATCCTGGCTACGTTGCAGGCTCAGAACATCAACAAGTTCAACCTCATTACCGGTACGGAGGCGCCTCCGGCTGGCTGGACAGCAGACTAA
- a CDS encoding PstS family phosphate ABC transporter substrate-binding protein: MKRLIALLGIGLSLGTYLASCQEEHPADTPSQGRITVAADESYRLLTEEITKTYQLLYPRTKFDLVFKPEREAINLMLNDKARICVVSRKLTPNEQQVLVQQKIKGSSTRIATDGVALITSKANTDTLMTMRELRGLFTKQLTNWSQLSGGNQQGPVTLVFDNANSSNLDYILQTFGIKDITGLPVYTVKSNKQVIEYVRQHAGAIGFIGVNWISDGDTVLSAELSKDIQVVGISEKENPRSRADYFQPFQRALGLKDYPLRRDVYILSREAHPGLGSGLTNYLIRDAGSILIEKLGLWPAIPYNREVFLK; the protein is encoded by the coding sequence TTGAAACGACTTATTGCTTTGCTCGGCATAGGCCTGAGCCTTGGCACGTACCTAGCCAGTTGCCAGGAAGAACACCCAGCCGATACGCCCTCACAGGGGCGCATTACGGTTGCGGCCGATGAATCATACCGCTTACTGACCGAAGAAATCACCAAGACGTACCAGTTGCTGTATCCGCGAACAAAATTCGACTTGGTGTTTAAACCAGAGCGGGAGGCCATCAATCTAATGCTCAACGACAAGGCCCGTATTTGTGTGGTATCGCGCAAACTGACACCCAACGAACAGCAGGTCCTTGTTCAGCAGAAGATCAAAGGATCAAGTACCCGGATTGCTACAGACGGCGTAGCTTTAATCACGAGCAAAGCCAACACTGATACCCTGATGACGATGCGCGAACTTCGTGGTTTGTTTACGAAGCAACTGACAAACTGGTCGCAGTTGTCAGGTGGCAACCAACAGGGGCCGGTTACGCTGGTTTTCGATAATGCCAACTCAAGTAATCTGGATTACATACTGCAAACGTTTGGCATCAAAGACATCACGGGGCTGCCTGTTTATACGGTGAAATCAAACAAACAGGTGATCGAGTATGTTCGTCAGCATGCAGGCGCTATCGGGTTTATCGGCGTAAACTGGATCAGCGATGGCGATACCGTCCTGTCGGCCGAGCTGTCAAAAGATATTCAGGTTGTCGGGATCTCTGAGAAAGAAAACCCACGTTCACGGGCTGATTATTTCCAGCCTTTTCAACGCGCTTTGGGCTTGAAGGATTACCCACTTCGTCGTGATGTGTACATCCTGAGCCGTGAGGCCCACCCCGGTTTGGGCAGTGGCTTAACCAATTATCTGATCCGCGATGCGGGCAGCATCCTCATCGAGAAGTTAGGATTGTGGCCCGCAATACCGTATAATCGGGAAGTATTCCTCAAATGA
- a CDS encoding ExbD/TolR family protein, whose protein sequence is MAAIETGGGGGHDKGGKVRSKKASTRIDMTPMVDLGFLLITFFILATTLSKPSSMTLDVPDKTKTNETNPIKASKVMTAFLGKDNQVVYIVGKAANEDPEVKTVGYGYDLRKVMLEEQAKIGPDFVIVVKPTKESTYKNLVDMMDELSIAKIRRRALVYDFTPDEKTLLKEKAKLEI, encoded by the coding sequence ATGGCAGCAATTGAAACCGGTGGTGGTGGTGGACACGACAAAGGTGGGAAGGTACGCAGTAAGAAAGCATCAACCCGCATCGACATGACGCCGATGGTGGACTTAGGTTTTCTCCTGATTACCTTCTTCATTCTAGCCACCACACTGAGTAAGCCCTCGTCGATGACCCTCGACGTACCCGATAAAACGAAAACCAACGAGACCAACCCAATTAAGGCCTCGAAGGTAATGACCGCGTTTTTAGGCAAAGACAATCAGGTTGTTTACATCGTTGGAAAAGCCGCCAACGAAGATCCTGAAGTCAAAACGGTTGGTTACGGCTACGACCTGCGCAAAGTGATGCTCGAAGAGCAAGCCAAAATTGGCCCCGACTTCGTCATCGTCGTGAAGCCGACCAAAGAGTCAACCTACAAGAATCTGGTTGATATGATGGATGAGTTGAGTATCGCTAAAATTCGTCGTCGTGCCCTCGTGTATGACTTCACGCCCGACGAAAAGACGCTGCTCAAGGAAAAAGCAAAACTGGAGATCTAA
- a CDS encoding MotA/TolQ/ExbB proton channel family protein codes for MKTQSATPAPAKAAAPKKSSGGLNPVLIIPILAIVAYLAYKFVFGDPSHFQGGDPEKNPIDGDYYGIIYKGGPIVPILFTCALTVLVFSIERFITIGRAKGSGSIDAFVRKVKGLLDRNEVSAAIAECDKQKGSVGNVVKTALLKYQQLSGDAALTKEQKLVALQKEVEEATSLELPMLEKNLTIIATLASVSTLVALLGTVLGMIRAFAAMGTTGQPDTAALATGISEALVNTALGIGTAAIATIMYSYFTSRIDELTYNIDEIGLSIQQNFSAHN; via the coding sequence ATGAAAACACAATCAGCAACCCCCGCACCCGCCAAGGCAGCCGCACCAAAGAAGTCGTCAGGTGGTCTGAATCCCGTTCTAATCATCCCGATCCTGGCTATCGTCGCCTATTTGGCTTACAAGTTTGTCTTCGGTGACCCCAGCCACTTCCAGGGGGGGGATCCTGAGAAAAACCCGATCGACGGCGATTACTACGGCATCATCTACAAGGGTGGTCCTATCGTACCGATCCTGTTTACTTGTGCCCTGACCGTACTTGTGTTCTCCATTGAACGCTTTATCACTATCGGCCGCGCCAAAGGATCAGGCTCGATCGATGCCTTTGTTCGGAAAGTAAAAGGCCTCCTCGACCGTAACGAAGTATCAGCTGCCATCGCTGAGTGCGACAAGCAGAAAGGTTCAGTAGGTAACGTTGTGAAGACGGCCCTGTTGAAGTATCAGCAACTGAGCGGCGACGCAGCCCTGACGAAAGAGCAGAAGCTGGTAGCTCTGCAGAAAGAAGTAGAAGAAGCTACGTCGCTTGAACTGCCTATGCTTGAGAAGAACCTGACGATCATCGCTACACTGGCGTCGGTATCAACGCTGGTAGCCCTGCTCGGGACGGTATTGGGTATGATCCGTGCCTTCGCCGCTATGGGTACGACGGGTCAGCCTGACACGGCCGCTCTGGCAACGGGTATCTCAGAAGCCCTTGTAAACACGGCTCTGGGTATCGGTACTGCCGCTATCGCAACGATCATGTACTCTTACTTCACCAGCCGTATCGATGAGTTGACCTACAACATCGACGAGATCGGTCTGAGCATCCAGCAAAACTTCTCGGCACACAATTAA
- a CDS encoding energy transducer TonB: MAELAKDATLDDIVFANRHKEYGAYDLRTSYRKFSTRALLIGSAVALLGIFAPRIIDAIAPKEAPEMNMQEVDLMKLPPPPIDPNEPPPPPPPPVEVPKVNTVQFLPPEVKPDQEVPEETPPPAVEELKEAVAAEKTQEGDPNAEEVIAAPEESAGPSKAEVVVEAPAPKEEEIFTVVEQNPEFVGGQAAMYAWLGKNIKYPAAAQRANISGKVFVSFTVNTDGSITDAQVLKGLGFGTDEEAIRVVKSMPKWKPGKQSGRAVRVKYNLPISFQLE; encoded by the coding sequence ATGGCTGAACTCGCAAAAGACGCAACACTCGATGATATCGTGTTTGCGAACCGCCATAAAGAGTATGGCGCGTATGACCTTCGGACTTCGTACCGGAAGTTCTCGACCCGTGCCTTGCTGATTGGCTCTGCCGTTGCGCTTCTGGGTATTTTCGCTCCGCGCATCATTGATGCCATTGCGCCCAAAGAGGCACCGGAGATGAACATGCAGGAAGTGGATTTGATGAAGCTGCCCCCGCCGCCCATCGATCCGAACGAACCACCACCACCGCCGCCGCCACCAGTTGAGGTGCCGAAAGTGAATACGGTGCAGTTCCTTCCGCCCGAAGTAAAGCCGGATCAGGAAGTACCGGAAGAAACTCCGCCCCCGGCAGTTGAAGAGCTGAAAGAAGCGGTAGCTGCCGAAAAAACCCAGGAAGGTGACCCCAACGCCGAGGAAGTAATTGCCGCACCGGAAGAGTCAGCCGGTCCGTCAAAAGCCGAAGTTGTCGTTGAAGCCCCTGCGCCCAAAGAAGAGGAAATCTTTACGGTCGTAGAACAGAACCCTGAGTTCGTAGGTGGTCAGGCGGCGATGTATGCCTGGTTGGGCAAGAACATCAAATACCCGGCAGCGGCTCAGCGGGCCAACATCTCGGGTAAAGTGTTCGTTAGCTTCACAGTAAACACCGACGGTTCGATCACGGATGCTCAGGTACTGAAAGGCCTTGGCTTCGGTACGGACGAAGAAGCCATCCGGGTAGTGAAGTCAATGCCGAAGTGGAAGCCTGGTAAGCAGTCAGGCCGCGCTGTTCGGGTGAAGTACAACCTGCCTATCAGCTTCCAGTTGGAGTAA